TAGCTAGCAAGTTAGCAACCTTTCAACTCTTTCTTCTGCCTCAGTCTTTTGGTGTAAATATCATTCCAGGGCCTCcaccaatgtttttttttttttttcctttaagcGTTGATGGGGGAAGATGTTCTTAAGCAGTGCTTGAACTAATAGTAGCTAGCTTTAAATTTGAGCTTCCAAGTGTGTTTCTTTGTAGTTGATGaagcttttttctttctgctaGAGACTGGTCTCTGCTGGATTTTTGCTGACTCTTCAGCTTGAAAGAGCAGCTGGGTTTTCTTAATTCGTCGAAATAAAGTGTCTTTGCCTGTATTCTTGGAGATTTGGAAACTGGGTTTGTGAggtaatatattatatgttaGATCTTCACCTCTTCTTCTATTGATTATTTTAACTTATTGTGtgtattctctctctctctctctctctctctctctgtttgcAGACTGTATGTCTCTctctaattttaaatttacttCTCTCTAAAGATatttattagtttatttaatGGCTAAGCTTGTATGTAATGTGTAAGGTAGCAAATTTTATAGACTTGGCTGAGATCTGATTGaagttatttttgtttcttaaattCTTTATCTGTCTGAGATTTACAAGGGTGCACCTTTTTGTTAATGTACTTGTacatttgtgaattttgtagAGTTTCTCAGTTATTGAGAGTGTAAGGCATTCTTATATAGTATTAAACACTAGGATTTTGTGGTAACAAAGCTGGTTTGGTTTGccttttaaagagtatagcaaaaaaataaaattccaagCAAGCTTTGGATTCTGTTTTTGTTGCTCAGAATTGAAAACTCCAAAGATTTCAGAATAAAATTTGTCGGATTGGAAATACATCTATTGAGGTTTGGTGTTGTTAGTGTCATTGAAAAGAGGAAGCTACTTAAGCATCAATGCTTGTCATTGGGACGGTAATTCGCTGTTTTGTTGTGGTAAATCATAGCCAGTTTGATAAATGAGTGTTTCTAGGCAACTATTATTAATAAAGCAGTTGGGATCTTCATTGAATTGTATAATATTGAGTTTTTAATGCAATGTGTTGAAACATGATACATTAAGTGTTTACCATGTGTAGGCTTTCAACTTTCAACATAACTTTGTTCAAGTGTCTGCTTAATCTCTCTCTGATTGTTGCGTGCACTATTTGTGTATTTGCAGGCTTATAATGGCCAATTTTCCTGACCAATATAGTAGATCAAACACCCCATAATGACTTCCAAATTTTGTTAATGATTTGCACTGAGCCTAGTAGAGGAAAAGTTTAGATGAGTGTTTCACAATGCAAAACATATCTATGATCGTTATATTCCTGTAGAAACTTATAATCTAAATGCTTCTAAATTTTGACTAAGTATTATTTTACTGATAGAAGAGATCTTGCTTTGATGGATTTGTGTTCTTAAGTGTTCATGACTTTATTGACTCAATTATGCAAGTGGTTAAGCTTATGACTTTTTTGTCATTGATCTTCCATTCCAGGTAAAGACTGCATTAGTTTACATTGCTATttaaaagtgaataaatattgATTCCTTAAACACGATCTTAGCTTGGAAGATACCAGAGTCATTCTAAAGAGTAAAGACATGTGGTCAACCTGCATTCAGCTGAAATGAAGACCTCACAGGTGTCACttcataatttttcatgtGGTTAGTGTGTCATATCTTGCACATACTACTTTTTACTAATATGAAAGTCCTATTTGGGGATGTGCAGAGCACTCAAGAAATCCAATCATCAAGTCAAGTTATACATGATTCACAAGGTGAAGTCAAAAACCAAACTACCGAGGCTCCTGCAACGGATTCAGCTTCTGTATCCACTTCAGGCAATGACAGTAAGAAAGTATCACGTCAAGATATCGAACTTGTAAGATATCAAATTCAACCTAATTTTGCagtcttttctttcctttttgtacaTTTGctattttattctcttttactctttacttttttccccaaaaaatGTTTGTGAAGTAGCTTGACTAATCTGTTTCTCATCTTTGTGATGGAATATTCTGCAAAATGAACGTTTTAGGTCCAGAATCTAATAGAGCGGTGTTTACAATTATATATGAATAGAGATGAGGTAGTTAAAACCCTCTTGACTCGCGCAAGGATAGATCCTGGATTTACAACTTTGGGTAGGCAACTTAAAACCTATTTATACTGTGATTACTGCCATTTACATGTTTATATTGCAAGTtgattgatttcttaaaagaTGATCCTGACGTACTTGTTTTCCATTAGCTATTGTAGATAGAATGTTCCAGAACtttcatttataattttctctCGCTGCCTTTCTTTTGGCATAGGGATCAATGACTCCATGAAGTGGAACTGGACATGTTATGATTATAACTAGACATATTACTACTACTATACATGACCTTTTCTCTTCttacaaagagaaattgatgaACAAATATGTAATCTCGAGAAGCTACATGcgtatcattttcttttcaaaagtAAGTCAGAAGAAAATGCTGActtgctcttttttttttgttttttgttttttgttttttttggtttgtttgtttgtttgttttgttgattcAGTATGGCagaagttggaagaagaaaatgcgGACTTTTTCAGGGCTTATTACATAAGgctaaaactgaaaaaacaaatcCTCCTGTTCAATCATCTACTGGAGCATCATTATCATCTCTCAAAGTATAATCCCATGTCTCCAAAGGTTCCTTTGGCCCCTATACAAAATGGGATTCATCCAATGCCTGGTAAGTTTTCCGCTTGCAGTAACATGATGGTGGAAAAGCATGACTTAATCCTTTTATGGTATTTTTTCCCCAAGCTCTTTGGCAGTAGCTCTACTTTATCCCCATTACTCCTTTGTTGGATGCATAAGGAAGGAATAGGGATCATAAGTTGGTTTCTCAATGCTAACAGAGCTGTGCTTCCTTCTTTAGAACTTTGGATAAACTCTTGCTTGActttaaaagttaaaatgtGATTCTAGATAGTGAGTATTAAAGCATTATTGTTTCTGTGAGTTCTATTGTGGGTACAGATCTATATAAGCCTGCGAGTTTGCAGTAATGTGTAATTTGACATTTCtatataataattttcatAATAATTGACCCAAAAAGAGAAAGTGCTCACTGCCACTTGTTTGCAGTGCAGTTAACAACTTACCAATGGGATACCCTGTCCTTCAGCAACCTCCAATGCCAGCAGCAGGTCAACCCCATCTTGATTCCATGGGCTGTGGAATATCTAACTGTCATGTAGTTAATGGAGTACCTGCACCTAGCAATTTTCATCCCATGCGGATGAATTCTGGGAATGAGTGAGAATTTGTCCTTTGcccattttctctttaattACCTATTTAACATGACAGTTAATTTGTTTCCAAAACCATAAAGAAGCTTGTGTTCCTCTGATACCCCCTTTCCCATTCTAATAAGAAATACAATTGTTCAAGCATGTTCTTTTCCCTGGGGAACATGTTTATTGGATGACATTGGCTTGTCTGTGCACCTGTATCCTGTTTTGTTTGATAGAAATGTTGCTAATGGCAGCtgttttttctcctttttgtaAGTATGATGATGGACTGCAGCGGTGCTGATGTGGTTCCTGTCATTCCACCAAACAGTGCCATGTCATCCATGTCAGAGATTCCTGTTAGTCCTACATCAGTTGCATCCAGTGGTCACTTCCCATTCTCCGCGTCAGACATATCAGGAATTGGAGTAGACACATCAACACTTGATACAACATTTACATCTGATGTGGCAAGTTCTGTTGGGTTGCAACTTGCACCTGATGGCGGGGCTGGAAATTCTCGGGATTCTCTCAGATCACTGGACCAGATTCAGTGGAATTTCAGCCTATCAGATCTTACAGCAGATTTGTCAAACTTGGGAGGTAATTTGTAGTGTCGAGCAATTTGCAGATCTACAATTATGTCTGagattttaattataattagttgCAAATACTCAATCTTAAAAAGGAAATAGTTGcaaatacataaaagcaaGCTAAGTTCCCAGAGAAAAGAAAGCGAATAAATTGTTGAAGGCCACACATAATATCCATCTAGTCACACTTAAGTCGTCTCCAAGTTATAGCAGGAAGCATTCATGCGAACTTACAAAAGCTTAGACAGGCTTTCATAACTTCCTCCAAAAGCATAGCAGGAAGCGTACATTTAGAATCATTGAAACAAATTTTTGAATACATTATGTGAATGGTCTTCTGAATAACATAAACCTGCTGTTGCCATGGCAGCATATATTTACATTTAAAGATGTTTGAAAGGCTTATAGCATTTCGGTCTTACATGCCTGGGCAAATATAATGACGTTGGATCCAAGCATGAATTTAGCAATAAAGCTGCTTTTGAATAATGCTTATATCTAATGTTTCTTTAATGCGTTGACATGATTTTATTTGCAGATTTAGGAGCCTTAGAAAACTATCCTGGTTCCCCCTTTCTGCCGTCTGATTCAGAAATTTTACTCGACTCTCCAGAACAAGAGGGTATAGGTAATTGGAATTGCATAAGTTATTCTACATGATTGTTGGTTTTACTGATTTAAGTATTGTTGGATGTGCAAATACACCCTCAGAAGATCATTAATTGCTTTACCTTGCTTCAGTGGAGGAGTTCTTTGTTGATTCTGTCCCTGGGCCACCGTGCTCTCAATCAGACGAGGAGAAACCCTAGACAAAGGTGAGGAAAGTCCCTTTTCACTTTAAATTGTTAGGGAAGGACAATCAATCAGTTAGAATTTGTTATATCTATTTACTAGGCATTTCAGGGTCTTGTCATCAACAGCTGAATCTTTCTGGATAGCTAGTTTGATCTGTATTAGAATAGAGATAGGAAAGTTGTTACATCACTTgcatttgtaattttcttttccatgaAAAGTATCTGAGAACATTGAGGACCATAATTGGCTTTTATCATGTATTTGGATAAATTGGCATCTATTTGCAGCCATAATAATCTGATTGAATGTTACATTGAATTTTCTCCCATTTGTAGGACATTAGAGCCGAACATAATTGATTTCGATTTACTTTCGATGCTACGAAAATTGACATGTTATATGCATTATGTTGGTAATAATAGGACATTAGCTAGACAACTATTATTGTGATCAAAACCTCATCAAACAACACAGAATTTTGATGGATGCTGATTTATTGTCAATGAATGAGAGCTTATGACTCCCAAGGAAAGTTGAACCTCAAATCTGCTTTTCTATTTTGGGTTTCAACCCCTCCCGCCATGCTAATTGCAGAAAATAACTTAACGTGCTTCGGCTGGTTTTATAATTCATGAATTGGATTAATTAAATTAGCCTTATGgtaccttttatttttcagtttatCACTATTTCTAACAGCTTAAGCGTTAGATTCTCCTGCATTCATGTTTTGCATAAGGGAAAACCAATATTTTGATACAAGTGATGTTGGAAGATGGGGGACTCGAACATGAGACTTCGAATCCAAGGGAAAAGACCAGGTATtttcagatatatatatatatatatatatcaatttaaattttaacagCCAACTGAACTCGTGTGCCATGCATGATGGGTGAAACTTTGCCAAATTTTCAGATTATTTTCAACACTCATATCGCATGattatttttgtgtgtaaATTTTAACACAAACTGAGATTAACAAAtaacatatttttattaaggTGCAAACCCCCTAGTcctaattttaatattaaagcattgttgtatttttcttttttctcccaaTCGAGAAAGCGTAGTTCTTCGTTATCTTTAACCAAATAACTTGTGGACAGCAGAAGTGTCTTCATAAATGGTTAAAATTGACTAATTCTCAATCTAGAAAGACTgccttttgattaattaaagcAAACCCACACACAAGACAATTTCTACTAATTTATTTGGTAATGAAGCTTACTACGTACGTTTTGTGGACAACCATGGCATGTTCACATATGGAAAATGAAGTCTTTGAATATATAGTATTAAATTCCTACTGTTTTGATTACTTTTATTAGTTGTTGGAAAGAAggttcccttttttttttttttttgggttgttggGAAAGCGCATGGCGGGATCACTATATAAATTTTAGAGTATATTGCCGTGCACTCTTTCGAACTAGGACTCAATCAAACTTAACTTCCGAACTAAAAAGTCAATTAATTTAACATCcgaattaattaaattagtcAATTTAACATTTGCTGTTACATTTTTCgaaatttcatttattttcccGTTAGTAATAAggataaatttataaatttgaataaaataatagtcaatacataaaatgaaaagaaaaaagccaaaataataataaaataacgttaatggtaaaaaaataaaaataaaaaaacaacccACCTCTTCCTCATCCACCCACCCATCCCAGCCCTATTCCCCCTGCCACAACCCATCTCAGCCACCCAATAGCCCCCCACTTCGTTGCTGCCATCCCTGGCCTCCTCAGCCAATAACTCAACAACATAATCGAAGCCTTAATCGGAGCCGGCGACTTGGGGAACTGGTCCTCACCTTCTTCGAGCTCCAGCTCTTCAAGCCAGTCATCATTTCTCTTTCAACAGGTGTTGAGGCTGAATTGGAGCCTGAACCACGCATAAGTACTCCCACTCAAATTATCAATTGAGCAAGTAAGACTGATTCCATATTTTTCTTGCATAGTTGGCAATTTTTTAGGGTCAATGCCCTGGTATCTAAGGTCTGATACCTATTGTTTACTTGAGCAattcttcttgtttgttttctgtCTGTCTCAACATTcctctgagagagagagagagagagagagagagagagagagaaatggacgggggagaggggaggagagagaaggagatggggagaaatatttttttttttttttttgcatttttctattttgtaaCTATTTTAGttctttataataataaataaaataaa
The Prunus dulcis chromosome 2, ALMONDv2, whole genome shotgun sequence DNA segment above includes these coding regions:
- the LOC117620085 gene encoding uncharacterized protein LOC117620085 isoform X1 — protein: MKTSQSTQEIQSSSQVIHDSQGEVKNQTTEAPATDSASVSTSGNDSKKVSRQDIELVQNLIERCLQLYMNRDEVVKTLLTRARIDPGFTTLVWQKLEEENADFFRAYYIRLKLKKQILLFNHLLEHHYHLSKYNPMSPKVPLAPIQNGIHPMPVNNLPMGYPVLQQPPMPAAGQPHLDSMGCGISNCHVVNGVPAPSNFHPMRMNSGNDMMMDCSGADVVPVIPPNSAMSSMSEIPVSPTSVASSGHFPFSASDISGIGVDTSTLDTTFTSDVASSVGLQLAPDGGAGNSRDSLRSLDQIQWNFSLSDLTADLSNLGDLGALENYPGSPFLPSDSEILLDSPEQEGIVEEFFVDSVPGPPCSQSDEEKP
- the LOC117620085 gene encoding uncharacterized protein LOC117620085 isoform X2, with protein sequence MKTSQSTQEIQSSSQVIHDSQGEVKNQTTEAPATDSASVSTSGNDSKKVSRQDIELVQNLIERCLQLYMNRDEVVKTLLTRARIDPGFTTLVWQKLEEENADFFRAYYIRLKLKKQILLFNHLLEHHYHLSKYNPMSPKVPLAPIQNGIHPMPVNNLPMGYPVLQQPPMPAAGQPHLDSMGCGISNCHVVNGVPAPSNFHPMRMNSGNDMMMDCSGADVVPVIPPNSAMSSMSEIPVSPTSVASSGHFPFSASDISGIGVDTSTLDTTFTSDVASSVGLQLAPDGGAGNSRDSLRSLDQIQWNFSLSDLTADLSNLGDLGALENYPGSPFLPSDSEILLDSPEQEGIVEEFFVDSVPGPPCSQSVEKKP